A region of Haliotis asinina isolate JCU_RB_2024 chromosome 7, JCU_Hal_asi_v2, whole genome shotgun sequence DNA encodes the following proteins:
- the LOC137291931 gene encoding uncharacterized protein, with protein sequence MPPRTEYLKIHHHPSKLPHVQHGHHTLRTHHAFHLTKPSLHIYTTPPNYHTNPSLHIYTTPPTNHTNPSLHIYTTPPNYHTKPSLHIYTTPPTNHTKPSLHIYTTPPNYHAKPSLHIYITPPNYHTNPSLHIYTTPPTNHTNPSLHIYTTPPNYHTKPSLHIYTTPPTNHTKPSLHIYTTPPNNHTKPSLHIYTTPPNYHTKPSLHIYTTPPTNHTKPSLHIYITPPTNHTKPSLHIYTTPPNYHTKPSLHIYTTPPNYHTKPSLHIYTTPPNNHTNPSLHIYTTPPNYHTNPSLHIYTTPPNYHTKP encoded by the exons ATGCCACCTAGGACTGAGTACCTGAAAATT CACCACCATCCCTCCAAACTACCCCATGTACAACATGGACACCACACATTGCGAACACACCACGCCTTCCACCTGACCAAACCATCACTGCACATCTACACCACACCACCGAACTACCACACCAACCCATCACTGCACATCTACACCACACCACCGACCAACCACACCAACCCATCACTGCACATCTACACCACACCACCGAACTACCACACCAAACCATCACTGCACATCTACACCACACCACCGACCAACCACACCAAACCATCACTGCACATCTACACCACACCACCGAACTACCACGCCAAACCATCACTGCACATCTACATCACACCACCGAACTACCACACCAACCCATCACTGCACATCTACACCACACCACCGACCAACCACACCAACCCATCACTGCACATCTACACCACACCACCGAACTACCACACCAAACCATCACTGCACATCTACACCACACCACCGACCAACCACACCAAACCATCACTGCACATCTACACCACACCACCGAACAACCACACCAAACCATCACTGCACATATACACCACACCACCGAACTACCACACCAAACCATCACTGCACATCTACACCACACCACCGACCAACCACACCAAACCATCACTGCACATCTACATCACACCACCGACCAACCACACCAAACCATCACTGCACATCTACACCACACCACCGAACTACCACACCAAACCATCACTGCACATCTACACCACACCACCGAACTACCACACCAAACCATCACTGCACATCTACACCACACCACCGAACAACCACACCAACCCATCACTGCACATCTACACCACACCACCGAACTACCACACCAACCCATCACTGCACATCTACACCACACCACCGAACTACCACACCAAACCATAA